A part of Rhopalosiphum maidis isolate BTI-1 chromosome 3, ASM367621v3, whole genome shotgun sequence genomic DNA contains:
- the LOC113558656 gene encoding luciferin 4-monooxygenase-like: protein MAFNIHISGPKVIMHNKTIAEMFVDQLNNNEGLFGIDCSTGKEYGYPKLKKDVLAMATAFKKHDFGHGDVVMITDHGSYEAQVIMLAGILIGATIAALDHSLRKSVLIALINESKPSVLFCNTLSICTITDVLNNITHQPILKISTVVRDGFTTYSSIVVAVEEILFVRPIKSKNPNGPCAIIYSSGTTGTPKGIYLSDDAMKSALISFKQSLMEEPIENKFMITSPIFWYTGILLMMLSIHFGKPRLFFSTKSTTEQILGSIEKFKPTFLMTGVAAINEMMSCQMANGHKYNIQSLTTCVVGGSSMRADLQKTVVNNLLRGRIPIKQGYGASEQGIIAVWSMDSGIGTVRDGSVGRPAAGIKIKIVSLETGECVGPNTEGEIRIKSVSNMMGYVNDMKKTIRSYDEDGWFRSGDVGYYTDDCCLFIVGRIKEMMIYKDQRIAPIDIETVLLSHPAVLDAGVTGKYSVHGDLLIGVVKVKSGLNVAPNVLVSYVNDRVKDCERLRGGIIFVDNVPRSPAGKLKREELLKLVQ, encoded by the exons ATGGCATTCAATATACACATATCTGGACCAAAAGtgattatgcataataaaacaatagcaGAAATGTTCGTAgatcaattaaataacaacGAAGGTCTTTTTGGT ATCGACTGTTCTACCGGTAAAGAGTACGGttatccaaaattaaaaaaagacgtTTTGGCAATGGCTacagcatttaaaaaacatgattttgGACACGGAGACGTCGTGATGATTACAGACCATGGCTCGTACGAAGCGCAAGTAATTATGTTAGCTGGGATTTTGATCGGAGCAACTATAGCTGCGTTGGATCACAGCTtaagaaaaa GTGTCTTGATAGCGCTCATAAACGAGTCCAAACCAagcgtattattttgtaatacgcttagtatatgtacaataacagatgttttaaataatattacgcatCAACCGATATTGAAGATTTCTACCGTGGTTCGTGACGGCTTTACTACCTATTCGAGCATCGTTGTTGCGGTGGAAGAAATTTTGTTTGTCCGTccgataaaatcaaaaaatccaAATGGCCCATGTGCTATTATATATTCGAGTGGTACTACAGGAACTCCGAAAGGAATTTATTTATCTGACGACGCTATGAAATCGGCTTTAATATCGTTCAAGCA gtCGTTAATGGAAGAacctattgaaaataaatttatgatcaCTTCTCCTATATTTTGGTACACgggaattttattaatgatgctCAGTATTCATTTTGGTAAACCAAGACTATTTTTCTCGACAAAATCAACTACTGAACAAATACTTGGTtcaatagaaaaatttaaa CCAACATTTTTGATGACTGGTGTAGCTGCAATTAATGAAATGATGTCCTGTCAAATGGCAAATGGCCATAAGTATAATATCCAGAGTTTAACGACATGCGTAGTTGGTGGGTCTTCGATGCGAGCTGATTTACAAAAGACAGTGGTAAACAATTTACTGCGGGGAAGGATACCGATCAAACAAGGATACGGTGCATCTGAACAAGGTATTATAGCTGTTTGGTCGATGGATTCGGGTATAGGTACCGTCAGAGACGGATCTGTCGGGAGACCAGCAGCtggtataaaaatcaaa ATCGTTAGCTTGGAAACTGGTGAATGTGTTGGCCCCAATACTGAAGGCGAAATTCGTATTAAATCGGTGTCCAACATGATGGGATATGTCAACGACATGAAAAAAACGATTCGTTCGTACGACGAAGACGGTTGGTTCAGAAGCGGGGATGTTGGATACTATACGGACGATTGCTGTTTGTTCATTGTCGGTCGAATTAAAGAGATGATGATTTACAAAGACCAGAGG ATCGCTCCGATCGACATAGAAACGGTTTTATTAAGTCATCCTGCCGTACTCGATGCCGGAGTGACGGGCAAATACAGTGTTCACGGAGATTTGTTGATAGGAGTTGTCAAAGTCAAATCTGGTCTAAATGTCGCACCCAACGTACTCGTATCGTATGTCAATG atagAGTGAAAGACTGCGAGAGACTGCGTGGCGGTATTATATTCGTAGACAACGTGCCTAGATCTCCGGCCGGTAAATTGAAACGAGAAGAACTTCTTAAGcttgtacaataa